A single Phragmites australis chromosome 4, lpPhrAust1.1, whole genome shotgun sequence DNA region contains:
- the LOC133914072 gene encoding uncharacterized protein LOC133914072 → MIKCPAGVKDIDQDEVLVEATPDDQCAEVEEGIRKVGFNVVNLRVHGVGALCSFGVAAATFCIFLLGGKQQQQQQRQKQKHKIQLQMCADDEVCGDFLLSSANSAFLIYLLFLMGMFLD, encoded by the coding sequence ATGATCAAGTGTCCTGCTGGTGTAAAGGATATTGATCAGGATGAGGTGCTAGTTGAAGCTACACCTGATGATCAGTGTGCTGAAGTGGAAGAAGGCATCAGGAAAGTAGGTTTCAACGTGGTGAATCTGAGAGTGCATGGCGTTGGGGCACTCTGCTCGTTTGGGGTTGCAGCTGCCACATTCTGCATCTTCCTGCTTGGtggcaagcagcagcagcagcagcagaggcagAAGCAGAAGCACAAGATCCAGCTCCAGATGTGTGCTGATGACGAGGTTTGTGGAGATTTCCTGTTGTCATCTGCCAATTCagcatttttaatatatttactGTTCCTCATGGGCATGTTCTTGGATTAA
- the LOC133915208 gene encoding 5'-adenylylsulfate reductase-like 5 isoform X2, whose amino-acid sequence MMRCAGAAVAVAVAVALLLGVAGATASGSPGSGHGGTCARRGSPPFLHAIGSRCPFARIEPSLPLEVRGVAVDTELNLRRRGASYSILFYSAWCPFSSKFRPIFEALSTMYPQIQHFSVEESSATPRYGVRSFPAILLVNETAMVRYRGSKDLNSLVDFYKETTGLDPIAHLDVDQQESTGSLRSVMPWDRSLREMAKDEPFLLLAVLFIILKVVAHLVHVVLSHLRAFLVVRVRNLNLRIRRGSNQLLERILNVLDAKRLWSKLKLSNKATDLRKGASNARAWASSFASVSLGEPSSLRQA is encoded by the exons ATGATGCgctgcgccggcgccgccgttgCCGTTGCCGTTGCCGTCGCGCTCCTCCTTGGCGTTGCCGGCGCCACCGCCTCGGGGTCCCCCGGGTCGGGACATGGAGGCACATGCGCGCGGAGGGGCTCGCCGCCGTTCCTCCACGCCATCGGATCGCGCTGCCCCTTCGCACGGATCGAGCCGTCCCTGCCTCTCGAG GTGAGAGGAGTGGCTGTTGATACAGAGTTGAACCTTCGCCGTAGGGGTGCTTCATACTCCATTCTCTTTTACTCTGCATGGTGTCCGTTTTCAAGCAAATTTCGACCAATATTTGAAGCTCTCAGCACTATGTACCCTCAGATACAACACTTTTCTGTTGAAGAATCTTCTGCTACGCCTAG ATATGGCGTCCGTAGTTTCCCAGCCATTCTTCTCGTAAATGAAACTGCGATGGTTCGATATCGGGGTTCAAAAGATCTCAACTCTCTGGTAGATTTCTATAAAGAAACTACAG GTCTTGATCCAATTGCACATCTTGATGTTGATCAGCAAGAGAGTACAGGAAGCTTGAGATCAGTCATGCCATGGGATCGATCTCTGCGTGAAATGGCAAAAGACGAGCCCTTTTTGCTGCTTGCAGTTCTCTTTATCATCCTGAAGGTTGTGGCGCACTTAGTACATGTTGTGCTCTCTCATCTGAGAGCCTTCTTAGTTGTGCGTGTCCGAAACTTGAACTTAAGGATCCGTAGGGGATCAAACCAACTCTTGGAACGAATATTGAATGTGCTTGATGCGAAGAGGCTTTGGAGCAAGCTTAAACTGAGCAATAAGGCAACGGACCTAAGGAAAGGAGCAAGTAACGCTCGAGCTTGGGCTTCCTCATTTGCTTCTGTTTCATTGGGTGAACCGTCCTCTTTGAGGCAAGCATAG
- the LOC133915208 gene encoding 5'-adenylylsulfate reductase-like 5 isoform X1: MMRCAGAAVAVAVAVALLLGVAGATASGSPGSGHGGTCARRGSPPFLHAIGSRCPFARIEPSLPLEVRGVAVDTELNLRRRGASYSILFYSAWCPFSSKFRPIFEALSTMYPQIQHFSVEESSATPSLFSRYGVRSFPAILLVNETAMVRYRGSKDLNSLVDFYKETTGLDPIAHLDVDQQESTGSLRSVMPWDRSLREMAKDEPFLLLAVLFIILKVVAHLVHVVLSHLRAFLVVRVRNLNLRIRRGSNQLLERILNVLDAKRLWSKLKLSNKATDLRKGASNARAWASSFASVSLGEPSSLRQA; encoded by the exons ATGATGCgctgcgccggcgccgccgttgCCGTTGCCGTTGCCGTCGCGCTCCTCCTTGGCGTTGCCGGCGCCACCGCCTCGGGGTCCCCCGGGTCGGGACATGGAGGCACATGCGCGCGGAGGGGCTCGCCGCCGTTCCTCCACGCCATCGGATCGCGCTGCCCCTTCGCACGGATCGAGCCGTCCCTGCCTCTCGAG GTGAGAGGAGTGGCTGTTGATACAGAGTTGAACCTTCGCCGTAGGGGTGCTTCATACTCCATTCTCTTTTACTCTGCATGGTGTCCGTTTTCAAGCAAATTTCGACCAATATTTGAAGCTCTCAGCACTATGTACCCTCAGATACAACACTTTTCTGTTGAAGAATCTTCTGCTACGCCTAG TTTGTTTTCAAGATATGGCGTCCGTAGTTTCCCAGCCATTCTTCTCGTAAATGAAACTGCGATGGTTCGATATCGGGGTTCAAAAGATCTCAACTCTCTGGTAGATTTCTATAAAGAAACTACAG GTCTTGATCCAATTGCACATCTTGATGTTGATCAGCAAGAGAGTACAGGAAGCTTGAGATCAGTCATGCCATGGGATCGATCTCTGCGTGAAATGGCAAAAGACGAGCCCTTTTTGCTGCTTGCAGTTCTCTTTATCATCCTGAAGGTTGTGGCGCACTTAGTACATGTTGTGCTCTCTCATCTGAGAGCCTTCTTAGTTGTGCGTGTCCGAAACTTGAACTTAAGGATCCGTAGGGGATCAAACCAACTCTTGGAACGAATATTGAATGTGCTTGATGCGAAGAGGCTTTGGAGCAAGCTTAAACTGAGCAATAAGGCAACGGACCTAAGGAAAGGAGCAAGTAACGCTCGAGCTTGGGCTTCCTCATTTGCTTCTGTTTCATTGGGTGAACCGTCCTCTTTGAGGCAAGCATAG